Proteins found in one Terribacillus sp. DMT04 genomic segment:
- a CDS encoding M14 family metallocarboxypeptidase yields the protein MEITLQHGCQLSTVATMFHLPTYVLFAANPFLSTHVPALQAIQVPGYRGERIVLENDFSAEAFAAAFKMPIRKVNLLYGQSQFAAGEELVLPRSVTKPQTTFHYAYDYATLLQDIQELQQLFPIFHMHTIYKSVLGKPVTELQIGKGKRKIHINASFHGNEWITTNALMRFVNMYLVAITHDQKLFGHPASKIFRDVTLSVVPMVNPDGVDLVIHGSKAAQEYEELVCFLNEGNTDFHGWKANIAGVDLNKQYPAKWEYEQERKPKLPGPRDFPGRTPLTENESIGMYQLVESRNFDLLAALHTQGEEIYWSFEEKEPSISEHTAKKMEYASGYHAVKTLDNYAGFKDWFISAYRRPGFTIELGKGTNPLPIDQIQTIYHKLSSILMVLLTETEHN from the coding sequence ATGGAAATAACACTGCAGCACGGGTGCCAGCTCAGCACAGTTGCCACAATGTTTCACCTGCCAACATATGTGCTTTTTGCGGCAAATCCCTTTCTCTCCACGCATGTACCGGCTTTGCAGGCGATTCAGGTGCCCGGCTATCGCGGAGAAAGAATTGTATTGGAAAACGACTTTTCCGCTGAAGCATTCGCGGCAGCCTTTAAGATGCCAATTCGTAAAGTAAATTTGTTATATGGTCAATCGCAATTTGCTGCAGGGGAAGAACTTGTCTTGCCTCGCAGCGTCACCAAGCCGCAAACAACCTTCCATTACGCTTATGACTATGCGACCCTCCTTCAGGACATTCAGGAATTGCAGCAGCTGTTTCCGATATTTCATATGCATACCATATATAAAAGCGTGCTAGGCAAACCAGTAACAGAACTCCAAATTGGCAAAGGGAAAAGAAAGATTCATATAAATGCGAGCTTTCATGGAAATGAATGGATTACTACAAATGCACTCATGCGATTTGTGAATATGTACTTAGTTGCAATTACACATGACCAGAAGCTATTTGGACATCCGGCAAGCAAAATATTCCGAGATGTAACGCTTTCGGTCGTACCGATGGTAAATCCCGATGGCGTGGACTTGGTTATACATGGCAGCAAGGCAGCGCAGGAATATGAAGAACTTGTTTGCTTTTTGAATGAAGGGAATACAGATTTTCACGGGTGGAAAGCAAATATAGCAGGTGTAGACCTAAACAAGCAATACCCTGCTAAATGGGAGTATGAGCAGGAACGCAAGCCAAAATTACCTGGACCGCGGGACTTTCCCGGACGTACGCCGTTAACGGAAAACGAATCTATTGGCATGTATCAATTAGTGGAATCTCGTAATTTCGACTTACTTGCAGCGCTGCATACACAGGGAGAAGAGATTTATTGGAGTTTTGAGGAGAAAGAGCCGTCTATTTCCGAACATACAGCAAAGAAAATGGAATATGCGAGCGGTTATCATGCTGTAAAAACATTGGACAATTATGCAGGGTTTAAAGACTGGTTTATCTCTGCCTACCGGCGTCCAGGCTTTACAATTGAATTGGGCAAAGGAACGAATCCTCTGCCCATCGATCAAATACAAACTATTTATCATAAGCTTAGCAGCATATTAATGGTTCTGTTAACCGAAACAGAACATAACTAA
- a CDS encoding histidine phosphatase family protein — protein MGLVKRIILVRHCNAEGQHKDSPLTYEGINEARSLAAFLKRLDYPVQRILSSPFFRAVETIKPFADAADIPIELDRRLQERILSEEPVDDWLEVLEESFTDFDMRLPGGESFNDAKLRVRALLDELESEEQVENVVLVTHGNLLAILLKEFQTDIGFSHWKGFSNPDVFLVQRGGGSYMVERIWNV, from the coding sequence ATGGGGCTTGTGAAAAGGATCATTCTTGTTCGTCACTGTAATGCGGAAGGTCAGCATAAGGATTCACCGCTCACCTATGAAGGAATCAATGAAGCCCGTTCGTTAGCAGCCTTTTTGAAACGTCTGGACTATCCAGTTCAGCGGATCCTCTCCAGTCCCTTCTTCCGGGCCGTTGAGACAATTAAGCCTTTCGCTGATGCTGCGGATATTCCTATTGAGCTGGATAGAAGGTTGCAGGAACGCATTTTAAGTGAAGAGCCTGTTGATGATTGGCTGGAAGTACTGGAAGAATCATTTACAGATTTTGATATGCGTCTGCCTGGCGGCGAGTCATTCAATGATGCGAAACTTCGAGTACGTGCGTTGCTTGATGAACTCGAATCAGAGGAGCAGGTAGAGAATGTTGTGTTAGTAACGCATGGGAATCTCTTAGCGATATTATTAAAAGAGTTCCAAACTGATATTGGTTTTTCACATTGGAAAGGATTCTCCAATCCAGATGTTTTTCTTGTGCAGCGCGGCGGAGGCAGCTATATGGTGGAGCGAATCTGGAACGTTTAG
- a CDS encoding DUF6501 family protein produces MIHKHWQDNETIKQVECVHTDAKKYVVNTTLTPGKIYDVKNETEEFIFIIDNTNRIGAFRKDYFKEV; encoded by the coding sequence ATGATACACAAACATTGGCAAGATAACGAAACGATTAAACAAGTGGAATGTGTTCACACAGACGCGAAAAAATATGTTGTAAACACAACGCTTACACCCGGTAAGATTTACGACGTAAAAAATGAGACAGAGGAATTCATCTTTATCATTGATAATACAAATCGTATAGGTGCATTTCGCAAAGATTATTTTAAAGAAGTGTAA